The following coding sequences lie in one Anguilla rostrata isolate EN2019 chromosome 8, ASM1855537v3, whole genome shotgun sequence genomic window:
- the tra2a gene encoding transformer-2 protein homolog alpha has product MSDIEDGNFGGRESRSPSKSDGGSPAHAKSESRSASPSPSRASKHTESRSRSRSKSRSHSRRRSHRRYSRSRSHSHRKKSRSRSYSPDYRRRKSQSTSPMSNRRRHTSSRNRFSHDSKKETYSHGDARANPDPNTCLGVFGLSLYTTERDLREVFSRHGPLAGVNVVYDQRTGRSRGFAFVYFERIDDAKEAMERANGMELDGRRIRVDYSITKRPHTPTPGIYMPTVSSHTVSNGGGGGSGGSSSGGRRRDSYYDRGYDRYDRYDEYDYRYSRRRSPSPYYSRYRSRSRSRSYSPRRY; this is encoded by the exons ATGAGTGATATTGAGGATGGCAACTTTGGAGGACGC GAGTCCCGCTCACCGTCCAAATCGGACGGCGGTAGCCCCGCCCACGCCAAGTCAGAGAGCCGCTCGGCGTCGCCCAGTCCGTCCCGGGCCTCCAAGCACACGGAGTCCCGCTCCAGATCCCGGTCCAAGTCCCG GTCCCACTCACGCCGGCGTTCCCATCGGCGCTACAGTCGTTCGCGCTCCCATTCCCACCGGAAGAAGTCCCGCTCGCGCTCCTACAGCCCCGACTACCGCCGCAGGAAGAGCCAGAGCACCTCGCCCATGTCCAACCGCCGCCGCCACACCAGCAGCAGG AACAGATTCAGCCATGATTcgaaaaaagaaacatacagtCATGGTGATGCCAGG gcGAATCCGGACCCCAACACCTGCCTGGGCGTGTTTGGGCTGAGCCTGTACACCACGGAGCGGGACCTGCGCGAGGTGTTCTCCCGCCACGGGCCGCTGGCCGGCGTGAACGTGGTGTACGACCAGCGCACCGGCCGCTCCCGCGGCTTCGCCTTCGTCTACTTCGAGAGGATCGACGACGCCAAGGAG GCAATGGAGCGGGCCAATGGGATGGAGCTGGACGGGAGGCGTATCCGGGTGGATTACTCCATCACGAAACggccacacacccccacacccggCATCTACATGCCCACAGTGAGTTCCCATACTGTGAG taacggcggtggggggggcagcggtggcagcagcagtggggggaggaggcgggactCGTACTACGACCGAGGCTATGATCGGTATGACCGCTACGACGAGTACGactacaggtacag cCGGAGGCGTTCGCCGTCCCCCTACTACAGTCGCTACAGATCCCGCTCGCGATCGCGGTCCTACAGCCCCC GACGATACTAA